Genomic window (Gloeothece verrucosa PCC 7822):
GAAGCTTTCTTCAAAGTGGCAGGAGGCATTCATCATTTAGTAAGACGCTACAAAAAAAAACCATCCGTTAAGCAAATTTTAAGGTACACTAAAAAAGCTATTTTTAGTAAGCGCCCCTATACGCCGGGACAAGCTTGCGACGGTTCGATAACATCTCCTGTAGTGGCACTGTTTAAGAATTTCTGTGATTATTTCAATTTAAACCCAACTGAATTATATCAACAAGCCTATCCAAATCACGAAACTATATCCCTAGATCGATACGAAAAAATTGTAGAATTTGCCCAATGGCAAGGGGGTGTAGAATATCCTGCGACTTGGGATAGAACTGCCCGACTTGGGCTTATTGAAAGTTTGAGAGAAATCAATTACCATTCTTTAAATGAATTGGTCATTGACTATTTAGAGAACCAGAGTTTTTAGAGTTTATTGATTTCTAACTATTCTGACAGGAATAGTTAGAAATTAATAAAAAATTTATCTAGCTTTCTCTTGACATTTTAATTAGACTCGGTTAAAACCTTTATTTCAGAAACAGGAGGATTAAGCCATGACCACAACAGATGCAATTTTAAAACAATTATTCATTGAGGCAGCCGGACAAAAACAGTTACTTCCTTTTACCCAAAAGTTAGCGACGATGCTGGCTCTTAAAATTAAAACTGAGATGCCCCATTTAAGTGATGAGCAATGTGGAATAGAAGCTCAAAAAACTCTACTCAACTTGTTAAAAGAAATTGAATCTGAATTGATTTAACCTATCTATTGACTTTTGAATTTCTTTGAGCTATATCAATGATTAGCTGAGGTTAAGTTCTTCACTCCATCAACCTCATTAAAATTTAAAGGTAATCTTAATCTGCTACAGCATGGGAAACAAAAAAGATTAAATTTGGCTCCAAATTTTTTCTAATAAATAACTTGAACTTCTTCCCCTAATCGATACATAGATACATAAGGAGAAAAAAATGCAGCTATCAAATAATCCGCCTCGCGTCGAAGTTAAAGAAATAGCCAAAGAAGTTAAACTAGAACTGTCCCAAGCCTTTCAAGGCGTTAAATTTTCCGTAAAATCTACTCTCGATAAAATTACGATCGCGTGGACTGATGGCCCAACTCAAAAGGAAGTGTTACCAATAGCCAAAAAATACTTGGGTATTAAAAACAATTACGCCGACGACACCCGCCTGTATGAGCCAGTGAAATTTAGAGGAAAAATGGTTTCTACATATTTAGAATATGTTTTTACCGATCGCAAAGAAAGCAGTGAGCTTTATTTAAAAGCGCACGAGTATTTTACCAAAAAATATAACTGTGAAGTTAATATTACGGTAAACGAAAATCGCGTAGAGATTGAAACCATTGTCATCAATGGAGAGTTAGCCGCCTCTCAAATCACCCGACTGGCCAGACAGAACACTTTGCAAAGTTTAAATCAATCGATAGAAGAACTAGCGACTGAACCTAAAACGGATGAAGCTCAAACTTCTGAAGCGGTTGAGGCACTTGAAATTAAATCTAACCTTATTCTATTTCCTGTAGTCGATTCAGAACCGGCCTCTATTGTACGTAATTAAGTACAAGTATTATTATAACTTGAGATTTGTTTATGGGTTTAGTTGACTTTTACTTGTAGGAAGCTATCAGCCGTTATTATTGCTGCCCGCTCAATATTACAACCATTAGGGGAAGTAATGACTACTTCCCTTATCCGGGTTAAAAATGACACCATTCTTGTTCTAAAGCATTTACAATAAATAAGCAACCACGTTTTTTAAAAACAGTTTTTAATGACCAACACTCCCATAAGAATAATCCGTAAACGATCTTCTGCTAGTGACCCCACGCCCACACCAACCGACACATCATCTGTTACTGGTTCAGACACCGGTGTTGAAATCTTAACAGATAACGATAGCATCCCAGAAATAGACTCAGATGAATTAGACCTCTCCACAATCAAACTCCCTCCCGACTTTGAAGCCAAGCTCGAAGCAGAAAGGGCAGCTAACACAGTTGCACCACCGGCATCCGTACCAATTGCTGTTGTTTATGGAGGGGGCAACCCCTTAAATGAGATTAAAGCTGATTTTTTATTGGATGAGTATCAGGAATTTGGGGACGAAGAATTCTGGGATGCCGATAGCGATTTGAGGTTTGATATTGGGAGTTTGTCCTCGGATTACGTGGATTTCTTGCTCAGTTATGAGTAGTTAGGGCTAAAATAATCATTACCATCATCTCTAATTATAAATGCGAAGGTAGTCATGAGTATTACACCTGAGCAAGTTGAAGCCGGACAGGCTATTTATACCAAGGGGACTCTTGCTGTCTATGACGAACGGAGTGCTTGGCTTGTCGAATCAGTTCATCTGGAAATGTCCTACCCGCCGACTGCTAGAACATTACAACAAACATAAGAGCGCCAATCATCTAGACGTTGGAGTGGGCACGGGATATTTCCTGGCTCGATGTCAGTTCCCGTGTGCCGAGCCACGCATAGCCTTGATGGACCTCAACGAGAATAGTTTGGAGTTCGCTCAAAGGCGAATTGCGCGATATAAACCTGAAATTTATCGGCGCAATGTTTTAGAGCCGATTCATATAAATGCCGAAAAGTTTGATTCGGTGGCCATCAATTACCTGCTTCATTGCCTTCCGGGTTCTATAGAATCGAAATCGGTAGTATTGGCTCACCTCAAAGCATTGATGAATCAGTCAGCCGTTATTTACGGTTCAACTATTTTATATGATGGTGTAGCGCGATCCCGGTTGGCAAAGTGGTTAATGGATAAATATAATAACAGGGGTATTTTTTCCAATCAAAATGACGACCTTGAGGGTTTACAAAAGGCAATGGCCAAGCATTTTGAAGATATATCTATAGAAGTCATCGGCTGTGTGGCCCTGTTTTCTGGGCGATTATCAAGCCCAACGCCGTAGTGGTAGCTCTTTCATTACAATAAAGAAGCAACCACGTTTTTTAAAAACAGTTTTTAATGACCAACTCCCCTATTAGAATAATCCGCAAACGATCAACTGCGGCCAACCCCACATCCACACCAACCGACACATCATCTCTTAGTGGTTCTAGCACAGGTGAAAAAACCCCAACAGATAGCGATAGCACCCCAGAAATAGACTCAGATGAATTAGACCTCTCTACAATCAAACTCCCTCCAGACTTTGAAGCCAAGCTCTCTGAAGAAGCGGCATCTAGCTCAGTTACACCACCGGCATCCGTACCAATTGCTGTGGCAACTGGAGGAGGCAACCCATTAAATGAAATCAAAGCTGATTTTTTACTGGATGGGTTTCAAGAGTTTGGCGATGAGGAATTTTGGGATGTTGATAGCGATTTGAGATTTGATATTGAGGGTTTATCGTCGGATTACGTGGATTTTTTGCTGAGTTATGAGTAAAAAAGAGCCGAATCAGGATAATTACTTCTCCCTTTTTCTTGAAACAGCATAAACACTCCACCGTCTTTTGTCAGCTTGTGGAGAAATCTCTTTTAATGAATGAAGCTCTCTCAAACAAATATTAACCATTGACACGGGACGGTTAAGGGCTTGACTAATTTCGGTGACTGTCATCCCGAAGGGGTGTTGTCGCAGTAATTTCAGTATCAGCGTTTTAGTATCAGGCCCTGGCGTGGCTTTGATGATGCAGATTTTGATCAACTTTTTTCTATTCTTAAGGACATTTTTATTATTCCCATGTTGAGAGAAAAAATTACTGGCCATCCTCGATCGCTCGACTATGATTGCTAAGAAAGATCGCAGCCGTAAAGATAGCGATGGAATCATCATGTCTCAAGCTGGCATTCTGGGCTACCATTAACCTTCAATATTAATACCTATCAATACGGCAAGAGAAGAGTGTCATTACAGATACAGTAGTTAGTATTTCTGACTCCAACACAATCTTATCAATGTACTTGGAGATAGTTCGGTTGTAGGTATGTAACTTATGTAGCAACAGTTGAAAGCATTTCAACCAATGACCCATCTAATATAACTTTGAGCATTTGAAAAAATGTTATTATTGATTCTGGTTAAGTTGCTCATATTCGACGGCAATTTTATTTTTGACTCGCTCAAACTCATCCCAGATTTCCTGAGTTGATTTAGAAGGTGTAACCATTGCTCGTTTTAAACTAAGAGCGATAATTTCATTAACTATTTGGCTTTCTTCTTCTGTTGGTGGTGTC
Coding sequences:
- a CDS encoding LPD29 domain-containing protein, with amino-acid sequence MQLSNNPPRVEVKEIAKEVKLELSQAFQGVKFSVKSTLDKITIAWTDGPTQKEVLPIAKKYLGIKNNYADDTRLYEPVKFRGKMVSTYLEYVFTDRKESSELYLKAHEYFTKKYNCEVNITVNENRVEIETIVINGELAASQITRLARQNTLQSLNQSIEELATEPKTDEAQTSEAVEALEIKSNLILFPVVDSEPASIVRN
- a CDS encoding class I SAM-dependent methyltransferase — encoded protein: MGTGYFLARCQFPCAEPRIALMDLNENSLEFAQRRIARYKPEIYRRNVLEPIHINAEKFDSVAINYLLHCLPGSIESKSVVLAHLKALMNQSAVIYGSTILYDGVARSRLAKWLMDKYNNRGIFSNQNDDLEGLQKAMAKHFEDISIEVIGCVALFSGRLSSPTP